From one Triticum urartu cultivar G1812 chromosome 3, Tu2.1, whole genome shotgun sequence genomic stretch:
- the LOC125548787 gene encoding uncharacterized protein LOC125548787 isoform X1 has protein sequence MVGAAIRKTNPHQQILTEKLSTACAFILYLHSSGAAVLISSSIYPSIQRAHEPHHSISAALLSIHAPATPHHAPVSSTAHAVAFPSLFLPAAPESSTDGCDCNAHDRWLLRVRRPVAARLWLGLRARSWLGLWQRRGGDGLGGCLTGPRGSVPALRCFGSAWIRSGILLILILSIVVGTASGSALVGDRCAAGSQSPCGAPCSAGMCCAPCSATSSTPFAAAASNTAGLHTKKQRIHEKDFLFYRIVFPRATYVRSAGSIFRKEKGLFAIVPQRVCGQTKGSHDFFGPYMYLYEGGPTPNNGLKIEISV, from the exons ATGGTCGGTGCAGCCATTAGAAAAACAAATCCACACCAACAGATCCTCACCGAGAAGCTCTCCACTGCGTGTGCTTTTATTCTGTATCTCCATTCCTCTGGAGCAGCGGTGCTCATCTCCTCTTCTATCTATCCATCCATCCAGCGAGCCCACGAACCCCATCACTCCATCAGCGCTGCCCTTCTCTCTATCCATGCTCCAGCCACACCACACCACGCGCCCGTGTCTTCCACAGCCCACGCCGTGGCGTTCCCCTCTCTCTTCTTGCCCGCGGCACCCGAATCGAGCACTGATGGGTGTG ATTGTAACGCCCATGACcgatggctgcttcgtgttcgtcGGCCCGTTGCGGCGCGACTTTGGCTGGGCCTGCGCGCACGGAGCTGGCTGGGCCTGTGGCAGAGGCGCGGCGGCGATGGCCTCGGCGGCTGCTTGACGGGGCCGCGTGGATCTGTGCCGGCGCTTCGGTGCTTCGGATCGGCATGGATCCGCAGTGGCATCCTCCTCATCCTGATTCTGTCCATCGTCGTCGGCACGGCCTCGGGGTCCGCGCTGGTGGGTGACAGGTGCGCAGCGGGCTCGCAGTCCCCGTGCGGCGCCCCCTGCTCCGCCGGGATGTGCTGCGCCCCCTGCTCCGCCACCTCGTCCACCCCGTTCGCCGCCGCGGCCTCCAACACTGCCGGTCTGCATACGAAGAAACAGAGGATACACGAAAAGGATTTTTTGTTTTACCGCATCGTTTTTCCCAGAGCCACTTACGTGAGGAGTGCGGGTTCAATTTTCAGAAAAGAGAAGGGCCTTTTTGCAATAGTACCACAACGGGTGTGCGGGCAAACTAAAGGCTCGCATGATTTTTTTGGCCCATATATGTATCTGTACGAAGGAGGCCCAACACCCAACAACGGACTTAAAATTGAGATCAGcgtttag
- the LOC125548787 gene encoding uncharacterized protein LOC125548787 isoform X2, with the protein MLQPHHTTRPCLPQPTPWRSPLSSCPRHPNRALMDCNAHDRWLLRVRRPVAARLWLGLRARSWLGLWQRRGGDGLGGCLTGPRGSVPALRCFGSAWIRSGILLILILSIVVGTASGSALVGDRCAAGSQSPCGAPCSAGMCCAPCSATSSTPFAAAASNTAGLHTKKQRIHEKDFLFYRIVFPRATYVRSAGSIFRKEKGLFAIVPQRVCGQTKGSHDFFGPYMYLYEGGPTPNNGLKIEISV; encoded by the exons ATGCTCCAGCCACACCACACCACGCGCCCGTGTCTTCCACAGCCCACGCCGTGGCGTTCCCCTCTCTCTTCTTGCCCGCGGCACCCGAATCGAGCACTGATGG ATTGTAACGCCCATGACcgatggctgcttcgtgttcgtcGGCCCGTTGCGGCGCGACTTTGGCTGGGCCTGCGCGCACGGAGCTGGCTGGGCCTGTGGCAGAGGCGCGGCGGCGATGGCCTCGGCGGCTGCTTGACGGGGCCGCGTGGATCTGTGCCGGCGCTTCGGTGCTTCGGATCGGCATGGATCCGCAGTGGCATCCTCCTCATCCTGATTCTGTCCATCGTCGTCGGCACGGCCTCGGGGTCCGCGCTGGTGGGTGACAGGTGCGCAGCGGGCTCGCAGTCCCCGTGCGGCGCCCCCTGCTCCGCCGGGATGTGCTGCGCCCCCTGCTCCGCCACCTCGTCCACCCCGTTCGCCGCCGCGGCCTCCAACACTGCCGGTCTGCATACGAAGAAACAGAGGATACACGAAAAGGATTTTTTGTTTTACCGCATCGTTTTTCCCAGAGCCACTTACGTGAGGAGTGCGGGTTCAATTTTCAGAAAAGAGAAGGGCCTTTTTGCAATAGTACCACAACGGGTGTGCGGGCAAACTAAAGGCTCGCATGATTTTTTTGGCCCATATATGTATCTGTACGAAGGAGGCCCAACACCCAACAACGGACTTAAAATTGAGATCAGcgtttag